Proteins encoded within one genomic window of Panicum virgatum strain AP13 chromosome 1N, P.virgatum_v5, whole genome shotgun sequence:
- the LOC120654939 gene encoding peroxiredoxin-2E-2, chloroplastic-like produces the protein MATATTASLSPAAGKRFVLSCPSLSFSSHRLAAPAGPVHRLRAAAAAASRAAPSRRRRASRVAATIAVGDKLPDATLSYFDPADGELRTVTVTELTAGKKAVLFAVPGAFTPTCSQKHLPGFVEKAAELRAKGVETLACVSANDAFVMKAWRESLGVAPDAVLMLSDGNLELTRALGVEMDLSDKPVGLGVRSRRYALLAEDGVVKVLNLEDGGAFTSSSAEDMLQALG, from the coding sequence atggccaccgccaccaccgcatccCTCTCCCCCGCGGCCGGCAAGCGGTTCGTCCTCTCCTGCCCGTCCCTCTCATTCTCCTctcaccgcctcgccgcccccgccgggcCCGTGCACCGcctccgagccgccgccgccgccgcctcgagggcGGCGccaagcaggaggcggcgggcgtCCCGCGTCGCGGCGACCATCGCGGTGGGCGACAAGCTCCCCGACGCGACGCTGTCCTACTTCGACCCGGCCGACGGGGAGCTGCGGACCGTGACGGTGACGGAGCTGACGGCGGGGAAGAAGGCCGTCCTCTTCGCGGTGCCGGGCGCGTTCACGCCCACGTGCTCGCAGAAGCACCTCCCGGGGTTCGTGGAGAAGGCGGCGGAGCTGCGGGCGAAGGGGGTGGAGACCCTGGCGTGCGTGTCGGCGAACGACGCGTTCGTGATGAAGGCGTGGAGGGAGTCGCTGGGGGTGGCCCCCGACGCCGTGCTGATGCTGTCGGACGGCAACCTGGAGCTGACGCGCGCGCTGGGCGTGGAGATGGACCTCTCCGATAAGCCCGTCGGGCTGGGCGTGCGGTCGCGGAGGTACGCGCTGCTGGCGGAGGACGGCGTGGTCAAGGTTCTCAAcctcgaggacggcggcgccttcaccagcagcagcgccgaggaCATGCTCCAGGCGCTCGGGTGA